A region from the Buchnera aphidicola (Astegopteryx bambusae) genome encodes:
- the zwf gene encoding glucose-6-phosphate dehydrogenase — translation MNYNNCDFVIFGAKGDLSKRKLIPALYKLDKKKILHKNTKIIGVGRANWKKKEFLKIIKTSLKKFLKEKIKEKVWNTFKNRFSFCNLNVNDTEKFFKLKKKLDITKIIINYFAIPSNLYHNICKGLYKYNLNLKNSKIVLEKPIGNCLKTSNKINKNIGKYFKESQIFRIDHYLGKDTIINLLYLRFSNTILYNNWNKKHIDHVQITIAEEIGIEGRFKYFNKTGQMKDMVQNHILQILSIITMKEPKKINSKNIRKEKIKILKSLYFIKENEIEKKTVIGQYSHGKINNKKVSSYMSENFEKKNTNTETFVAIRIDIHNDRWKGVPFYIRTGKRLKKKCSKIVIVFKNNIPKTFNNFKNSKTNKLIIQLEPNEKIYLNFLNKVPSLKQKCELKKFKMKFTYSKNFKKKSIPESYEKLLLDCMLGDQSLFVHIDEVKQSWKWIDNIVNIWKKVSKKPELYVSGSWGPYLSKKMIEKDGRKWI, via the coding sequence ATGAATTATAATAATTGTGATTTTGTAATTTTTGGTGCGAAAGGAGATTTATCTAAAAGAAAATTAATTCCAGCATTATATAAATTAGACAAAAAAAAAATATTACATAAAAACACAAAAATAATTGGTGTAGGAAGAGCTAATTGGAAAAAAAAAGAATTTTTAAAAATTATAAAAACATCTTTAAAAAAATTTTTAAAAGAAAAAATAAAAGAAAAAGTTTGGAACACTTTTAAAAATAGATTCAGTTTTTGTAACTTGAATGTTAATGATACAGAAAAATTTTTTAAATTAAAAAAAAAATTAGATATTACAAAAATTATAATTAATTATTTTGCAATACCTTCAAATTTATATCATAACATATGTAAAGGTTTATATAAATATAATCTGAATTTAAAAAATTCTAAAATAGTTTTAGAAAAACCTATAGGAAATTGTTTAAAAACATCTAACAAAATAAATAAAAATATTGGAAAATATTTTAAAGAATCTCAAATATTTAGAATAGATCATTATTTAGGAAAAGATACTATAATAAATTTATTATATTTAAGATTTTCTAATACAATATTATATAACAATTGGAACAAAAAACATATTGATCATGTTCAAATAACAATAGCAGAAGAAATAGGAATAGAAGGAAGATTTAAATATTTTAATAAAACCGGACAAATGAAAGATATGGTTCAAAATCATATTTTGCAAATATTAAGTATAATAACTATGAAAGAACCCAAAAAAATAAATTCTAAAAATATAAGAAAAGAAAAAATAAAAATATTAAAAAGTTTATATTTTATAAAAGAAAACGAAATAGAAAAAAAAACTGTTATTGGACAATATTCTCATGGAAAAATAAATAACAAAAAAGTTTCATCATATATGTCAGAAAATTTTGAAAAAAAAAATACTAATACAGAAACATTTGTTGCTATCAGAATAGACATACATAATGATAGATGGAAAGGTGTTCCATTTTATATAAGAACTGGTAAAAGATTGAAAAAAAAATGTTCTAAAATAGTAATAGTTTTTAAAAATAATATTCCAAAAACTTTTAATAATTTTAAAAATTCCAAAACAAATAAATTAATTATACAATTAGAACCTAATGAGAAAATATATTTAAATTTTTTAAACAAAGTTCCAAGTTTAAAACAAAAATGTGAATTAAAAAAATTTAAAATGAAATTTACATATTCAAAAAACTTTAAAAAAAAATCTATTCCAGAATCTTATGAAAAATTATTATTAGATTGCATGTTAGGAGATCAATCTTTGTTCGTGCATATAGATGAAGTTAAACAATCATGGAAATGGATAGATAACATAGTAAATATTTGGAAAAAAGTTTCTAAAAAACCTGAATTATATGTATCTGGTAGTTGGGGGCCGTATTTATCTAAAAAAATGATTGAAAAAGATGGAAGAAAATGGATTTAG